GACTCCAGGCGGTCGACTCGCGACTCCAGTTCCCGGAGGTAGCTCTCGCGGCGCTCCTCGCGGTTTCGGATTACCCTCCGTCTGCTCATCGTGGTTTCCCCGGACGGGGTACGCGTCCGGTCGTAGTAACCGTTGCTCCGGAGTCCAGGCTGAGAGGGTCGCGCGACCTTCGCGGCCGGGGGACGGCCTGTCAGTCCGACTCTCTGTCGCGCCCCCGAAAAAAGCCCTTTACCGACCGTCGGCGTACGGCTTCCGGAGAGGGACCATGACCGCCATCGCACGACTCGAAGTGATTCCGACCCGCGAGCGGGGGATGTCCGACGCCGTCGCCCGAGCGGTCGAGGCGCTCGACCGCTTCGACGTGACCTACGAGACCACGGCGACCGACACCGTCATCGAGGCCGACGACGCGAGCGAAGTGTTCGCCGCCGCCGAGGCCGCCCACCGGGCGGTCGACGACCGGCGCGTCGTCACCTCGCTGGAGATCGACGACGACCGGAGCCGACGACGGCGGAGCGACGACCGGGTCGAAGCGGTCGAACGCCGCCTCGGTCGACCCGCGCGCCGCGAGCGCGAAGCGCACGTCACGGCGCGCCAACGGGAGGCGACCGGCGGCGAGCGGTGGGTCGCGGACGACGCTCCGAACGCGACCAGCGGGTCCCGGTACCTTCAAGCGGTCGGCCGGTCGAACCGCTGAGGATGGACGACGGCGAGACCGAATCCCTGCTCGAACTCGACGGGTCGGCCGGCGGCGGCCAGCTCGTGCGGACGGCACTCACGCTCTCGGCGGCGACCAACACGCCGTTCCGGATGATCGGGATTCGGGGTGCGCGGCCGAACCCCGGCCTCCGACACCAGCACCTCGCGGCGGTTCGCGCGGTCGCGAGCGTCTGCGGGGCGACCGTCGACGGCGCCGAACTCGGCTCCGAGACGCTGACGTTCCGGCCGGATCGCCTCGCCGGCGGGCGCCACGAGATCGAGGTCGGCACCGCCGGAAGCGTGTCGCTGGTGTTCGACGCGGTGGTGCCGCTGGCGCTCGCCCTCGACGCGCCGGTCGGACTGACCGCGCGCGGGGGCACCGACGTGAAGTGGTCGCCGCCGATGCCGTACTACCGCCGGGTGAAACTCCCGCTACTCCGGCAGTGGGGCCTCCACGCCGCGGTCGACCTGGCGGAGACGGGCTACTATCCCGCGGGCGGAGGCGAGGCGACGCTCTGGCTCGCACCGTCGTCGCCGCCTCCGCTCGAACTGACCGAGCGCGGGTCGCTCGACGGGGCGCGAGTCCACGCGAAGGCCTCGGCCGATCTCGCCGACCGGGGCGTCGCGGACCGACTG
This genomic window from Halorussus vallis contains:
- a CDS encoding thiamine-binding protein, with product MTAIARLEVIPTRERGMSDAVARAVEALDRFDVTYETTATDTVIEADDASEVFAAAEAAHRAVDDRRVVTSLEIDDDRSRRRRSDDRVEAVERRLGRPARREREAHVTARQREATGGERWVADDAPNATSGSRYLQAVGRSNR
- the rtcA gene encoding RNA 3'-terminal phosphate cyclase, whose protein sequence is MDDGETESLLELDGSAGGGQLVRTALTLSAATNTPFRMIGIRGARPNPGLRHQHLAAVRAVASVCGATVDGAELGSETLTFRPDRLAGGRHEIEVGTAGSVSLVFDAVVPLALALDAPVGLTARGGTDVKWSPPMPYYRRVKLPLLRQWGLHAAVDLAETGYYPAGGGEATLWLAPSSPPPLELTERGSLDGARVHAKASADLADRGVADRLADAAVERLEAESSSELSVGERTTAAVETASPGAGVTVALDFAETTAGFDALGERGRPAAAVGREAADAALAFLDETEAAVDAHLADQLVVLLALAGGLATIPRVTDHVETSLDLVAAFDRPVTLDDGDPSRLRRER